DNA sequence from the Sneathiella sp. P13V-1 genome:
ACTTAGAACCCCTATGATGGGTATCCGAGGGGTCCTCGATCTTTTGAGGGAAAATCCTGAAGTCGTGAAACACGCAGAGAGTTTATTGCGTGATCTTGATGTCTCGTCCCAAACTTTAATGGCATTGTTGGATGATATCCTGGATATTTCTAAAATCGAGGCGGGCAAACTTGATTTGAAATACACCGTTATCGAACCTGCCGGTGTGGTTGGAAGTATCGTCAACGTATTTTCAATTGCGGCTTCCCAAAACGGCGTTCTACTGACGACCAACGCCAAGGAGCATGAAGGCTATTTCTGCGAAACCGATGATATACGTTTCCGCCAAATTGTCACAAACCTCATAAGTAATGCCGTCAAGTTCACTGAAAAGGGGAATGTGACGGTTAATCTGGAAATCGACGATAGGCGAACCCCAAATTTTTTGACTGTATCGGTTGCGGACACAGGTGTTGGCATGAGCGAGGAGGAATTGCAGAAAGTCTTCTCTCGTTTTGAGCAGGCGGAGACAGGTAGAACCCGAAAGCATGGGGGAACTGGTCTCGGGCTAGCGATATGCAAAGAGTTGGTTGACTTGTTAAGAGGGACCATCGACGTTCAAAGTCGACCCGATGAAGGCTCTACTTTCAGCTTTAGATTACCGGTTAAGCCTTCCAAAGGAGTAGAGCCGTCAATTGAGCAAGATGAACCGATAGGCCTTCGAATTTTGCTGGCTGAAGACAATGATATTAATCAGAAAATTGTCTCTTCCATGCTGCAGAAAAAAGGGCACGAGGTTATCGTTGTTGAGAATGGTTTGAGAGCAGTGGAATATTCCATGGCTCATAAAGTTGACGTGATCTTGATGGATATGCACATGCCCGTCATGGATGGTTTGGAGGCGACACGAAAAATCAGAAGTGATTGCCCTGTTAATGGCAAAACACCAATAATCGCTTTTACTGCTGATGCGCTATCTGAGAACCGCCAAAAATTCCTGGAAGCCGGAGTAGATAGTGTGGTGACCAAACCCCTGAAATTGGACCAGTTGCAAAAGGAGATCGCCGGGATTATTGGCTATCAACATCGCTAAGTCTGTTTCTTTCGAACAGAGCGGCCTTTCTTAATTGCTGCCTCTCCAAACTTTGCCCTCACGAGATCCATTGCATTTTCTACTTTCTTGAACTTTTCCTTGTCTTGTTCGAGTAGATTGGGCCTGTCCGCATCCCGTAGATCACCGAAAGTGCTGATGCCAATACCTATTAATCTGAACGACTGCCCATTACTTGCTTTTAGAAGCATTGGAACGGCCTCACGGTACAACGTCTCCGCGAGTTGAGTTGGTTGATCGAGCGTGTGGCTGCGCGTAACGGTTCTGAAGTCAGGTGTTTTGAGCTTCAGGGTTATTGTTTTTCCAGCTTTATCTTTTGCCTTGAGCCGGGCGGATACTTTTTCACAAAGGGGCCAGAGGATAAACTTCAGTTCCTCTATCTCGCTGATATCTTTAGAAAACGTTGTCTCGTTGGATATACTTTTCGCTTTGGAATTTGCTTCAACCTGGCGGCTATCCTCACCTCTGGAGAAATGGAAAAGGCGACTACCCATTAGTCCGTATCGGGCAACGAGATCGTCTTTATCCCGGTGTTGAAGTTGGCCTATTGTGGTTATGCCATCTGCGGCCAGCTTTTTGTTAAGGGCTCTTCCAACTCCCCAAATGTCGCTAACGGGCCGTCCGCTCAAAAAGGATTTTGCTTCTTCTCTTCCAATAATAGAAAAGCCATCTGGTTTATCGAGGTCTGATGAGAGCTTGGCGAGAGATTTATTATAGCTTAAGCCAACTGAAACGGTGATCCCGACCTCTTGCTTCACCCGGTTTGCCAACCAAACCATGGACTGGGCAGTAGTTCGATGGTGCAGGTTTTCGGTTCCTTTCAAATCAAGGAAGGCTTCATCCAAAGATAAAGGCTCAATAGAGGGGGTTAGGACTTTGAAAAACTTATGAATTGCGTTGCTGGCAGCTTTGTAAGCATCCATTCTTGGCTTAATGATAATGCCATTTGGGCAGAGTTTTTTTGCTTTGAAAAGAGGCATGGCTGAGCGCACACCGGAAAGCCGGGCAAGATAGCAGCATGTGCTGACAACACTTCGTGCGCCGTCATATGCAACAATAACCGGTTTCGCTGCAAGTTCGGGGTTGTCTCTTTTTTCCACAGACGCATAGAATGAGTCGCAATCCACATGAGCCATTGTCAGCGTTGCAAGTTCCGGGTGCCGCAGCAGCCTTGGCGAGCGGCATTTTGGGCAACGTGTGATGTGGGAGGGGAGTATCTCCTCCCAATAGTTTTCACAATTTCTGCAAATGGTCGCCATTTCTATTCCATCGGCCAAAGCCAGGCCGCACCTCGAACGCCGGAACTATCCCCATATTCTGCAGGAACAATCGGCGTTTCAATTTTATCCGAAAATACAAATTGAGGCATCAATTTTGGGACATTCTCATACAGCCGGGAAAGATTGGAAAGGCCGCCACCGCACACAATTATGTCAGGGTCGATAACGTTTACAACCGATGCTAATGCCTTGGCAAGGCGCCGCTCATAACGCTCCAATGTTTTTTCGGCATCGGTATCGCCATTTGATACGGCTTCCACAATCTGATGTGGAGGTATTTTAAAGTCCGTGTGTGAAAAGTGATCCTGCTCAAGTGCGGGACCGGAAAGGAAGGTTTCAATGCAACCGTATTTTCCACAATAACATTTTGGACCTGGTTGTTCCGTATTGTCCGGCCAGGGAAGAGGATTATGTCCCCATTCTCCCGCTATTGAATGGGCACCTAGAAGAGGGGTGCCTTTTATGACTATCCCGCCACCAACACCGGTTCCAATTATAATCCCAAACACCGTATGATGACCAGCGCCCGCCCCGTCTGACGCTTCTGACAAGGCAAAACAGTTAGCGTCATTGGCAATTCTAACGGGCCTGTTCAGGAGCTGCTCCAAATCACCTTGTAGAGGATGTCCAATGAGCTCTGTCGTGTTTGCATTCTTGACCAGACCGGAATGAGGGGAGATGGCGCCCGGAATACCGACACCTATAGAGCCTGATGTTCCGGTTTCTTTGTCAGCGTGTTTCACCAGCTTTTCAATATTCGCCACTATTTCTTTGTAATTTCCCCGTGGGGTAGCGTTGCGCAGGCGAAAAACTTCCCCTCCTGAAGGGGCGAGCGCAACTATTTCAGTTTTTGTTCCCCCAAGATCAATGCCGTATCGCACTTTTAGCACCGGTTTAGTGTGTCCTTGATATGATCATGGATTTCTTTCCAGTCATTGAGGCGGACATGGCTGTCTTCTGCTTTGTCCAGAAGTTTAGCAAGTCTCTCGTCGGCGATGTAATGAAGGCGCTGGACATGTTCCGCATGCTTGGCAACCGATCCATGATTGTGGGGAATGTCATCAATGAAGAAGGCATGTCCTTTGGATTTATCGGTCATGTGGCGAACAACCTGACCTTTTGCGCCCACATTAGCGATGAGCGGATAATTTAACCCTGCCTTTTTCAGACCTGCCTTCCGTTTTTCCGCATATTTTGGAGGGACATTGCTGAGGACAACGATCTGCGCATCTTTGCTTAATTTTTCAAGATTCTCTGCTGCCCCCTCCACAGCAGGTAACCGATCTGCGTAGTCGTTAAAGAAATTGTCCAGCATGACAGGAAACTTTTCACTATCAACGGGTTGGTCGTTTTTCTTATGGCGGATATTTCCATGCAATGCGAAGGAAGACCAGTCAAAATACATTCCCTGGTCTTCCAAATATTGTTCCAGTCCTTGCATGAAATTAAACAGCACTTCATCAGCATCTGTAATGATTATTGGCTTATGTACGATAAGTTCCAACTCAGCCAACTGAGGCAAAACGTCCTTATGTATATTATTATCGCTCATGGTGTTTGGAACTCCTCCCCAAATCCGGGAAAATGTCGACGAACCTTAATGGGAATTTCTGGTGAAAGATCAAATTGCTCACAAAAATCCATCAAAAGGTCTTCGTATGATAGCAGGAAATCGAGCACACCCGCCAGTGTCTCCGGGTTTTGTTCGAGGTTCTTAAAATCCTGCATTCCCAGACCTGTTTCGCGCATGAGGTGATCCAGGCGTTTTTCATCCTTCAGAACATAGGAAACGGCTTGGAAACCGATTGTCTCAGCAAAGTCTTTATCCATGAAAAATTAACTTTTTTAGGGTCCACAGTAACTACTTGTTAATCATATATATGTTTATTGGGGGAAGTAGATACGTAATTTCTATGTCTTGTTCACTATTTAGCAATGCATAATGTATAAATAAAGGGGTTGAACCCACACAAAAGTATGGGTTTGGTTAAAGATCGACGGGGCAATCAGAGAATGAACGCTGAGAGCAAAAAACGGGTACTAATCGTTGAAGACAACGAATTGAACATGAAGCTTTTCCACGATTTGTTGGAGGCGCATGGGTACGATACATTGCAAACCAAGGATGGCATGGAAGCCCTGACGATTGCCAGAGAGCAGAAACCAGACTTGATATTGATGGATATCCAACTTCCAGAAGTTTCCGGGCTGGAAGTGACAAAATGGATCAAGGAAGATGAAAACCTTGAATCAATTCCAGTTATTGCTGTCACAGCTTTCGCGATGAAGGGTGATGAAGAGAAAATCCGTGAGGGCGGTTGCGAAGCGTATGTCGCCAAACCGATTTCTGTAGAAAATTTTATCAAAACTGTAAAAGAGTTCTTGGACTGATATGTCTGCACGCATACTTGTCGTAGATGACGTTATTCCAAACGTCAAAATTCTCGAAGCGAAGCTTTCGGTAGAATATTACGATGTGATCACAGCCTACAATGGGCCTGACGCTTTGGTGCTTGCGAAAGACAAGTCTCCTGATCTTATTCTTCTAGACGTTATGATGCCGCAGATGGATGGCTTCGAGGTGTGCCGTCGACTGAAGGCGGACCCTGATACTGCCCATATCCCTGTCGTGATGGTGACGGCGCTTAGTGAGGTGACTGACCGTGTGCAAGGGCTTGAAGCGGGGGCAGATGATTTTCTGACAAAGCCGGTTGATGATGTGGCTTTGTTTGCACGGGTTAAATCCCTTCTTCGATTGAAGATGATGATGGATGAGTTTCGCCTGCGTGAAGAGACCAGTTTGGATCTGGGGGTCATACAGCCTAATAAAGATCAAGTGGAAGGGCAGGTGCGCGGACGTATTCTTGCCTTGGATGATAACAACTTTTCCTGCCAGCAACTTTCAAACATTTTCAGTGAAGGGTATGAACTGGTTATCGAAAGTGACTTGGATGAAGCTTTGGTGTTGGCGCGTGGCGGCGACTTTGATCTGGCCGTTGTGAGCTTGGCGTCCAATAGTTACGATCCACTGCGTTTCTGTTCCCGAATTCGCACTTTTGAAGAAACACGTCAGTTACCTATTCTGACATTGGTAGATGAGGCCGATACCGGCAAACTCGTTAAAGGTATGGAACTTGGCATTAACGACTATGTCATGCGTCCTATCGATAAGAATGAGTTGATTGTTAGAACTCGAACGCAGGTCTTAAGAAAGCAATATCAAGATCGTCTTCGGCACAATTACCATCGTAGCATGGAACTTGCGGTCACGGATGGCCTTACAGGCCTATATAACCGTCGTTACATGACAAATCACTTGGCAACCCTTCAACAGAAATGGGAAGGGGGAGAGAAGCCGATTTCACTGCTGATCATGGATATTGATTTCTTCAAGAAAGTAAATGATACCCATGGCCATGATGTTGGCGATGTTGTGCTGAAAGAATTCTCCGCCCGTATTTCAAAAAGTGTTCGTGGTATTGACTTGGCGTGTCGTTACGGCGGTGAAGAATTTGTTGTATTGATGCCTGATACGGATCTTGCGGTTGCAATGGGGGTCGCAGAACGTCTACGCCGAGATGTCGCCGAGAATGTATTTGAGATCCCAAAAGAGGGATTAAGTTTGGAAATCACCTGTTCTATTGGTGTCGCTATGCTTCATGGCGGTGAAGATGTTGATAGTTTGATCAAGCGCGCGGACGAGGCTCTATATCAAGCGAAAAGAGATGGTCGTAATCGGGTAGTGTCCGCTTCTTAAGTAACTAGCTGACAACAAGATTTGAAAAGCCAATGGTATTGCCGTTGGCTTTTTTTTATGTCTTTAAAATCATTGAATTTGAGGCAGGTTAACGACAAAAACCCCGGCCGATCAGCCAGGGTTCGCCGAAACGCAATATGCAAGTACCCGAAAGCGGGATTACTTGATTTTTGCTTCCTTGAATTCTACGTGTTTGCGTACAACTGGATCGTATTTACGCATCACCATTTTCTCAGTCAGTGTGCGAGGGTTCTTCTTTGTTACGTAGTAGAAACCTGTGCCTGCAGTGCTGACCAGTTTGATTTTAAGTGTGGTTGGCTTAGCCATTCCAGAAACTCCGTCTTTCACCTGCAAAATGCAGAAGAACTAACAATCGAAGCCCGAAAAATACGGATTTAATCGGTGAAGTCAAGCATTAGACTCAAGATTTTATCCTTTTAGCTCTGCGACACACCGAATTCGATCTTTATGCAGTTCTACATAGGCAATCACAAGGAAGGCAATGGATACAGCAATAAAGGTAACAGGCATTCCATGCGGCTCATACAACTCCATGGAATAGCCAGCGGCGGCTGGGCCTATGAGACTGCCAACTCCCCACAAAACGCCAGTTGCGGCGTTTGCGGTGACCAGTTCAGCATTTTTAAAGCGTTGCCCCATAATGACCAGAGCAAGAGTATAGGAGCCAACGACAGCACCACCCCAGACGATCAATACCGGCCACAGGATATACTGAGTTTCAATCAACCAGGGTAGGGAGCAGGCCCCTGCTAGTCCAATGGCGCTACAGATAAAGATCACCTTGATACGTCCAAAATGGTCGGCAAGCCACCCAATTGGGACTTGAAGCAGGATATTACCCGCAAGAAGAACGCTGGTCATCAAAACGGCAACCTCTGCGGCCATCCCAACCTTTACGCCATAGACCGGCAGCAAGGTCATGATGGAGCCGTCAAAGAAAGCTACATAAAGCGCTGCCGCTGAAATGAGGGGTGCGAGGCGGAAAAAGGAGATAATTGAGAAACTGCTGTGCCCTTGAAGTTTTGGGTAGTTCTTTCCGATCAAAGCGAAGAAAAAACCACCACCAGCCACAATGCAGGCGGCGATAATGAAACCCATATTACCGTCAGTCCCCACTTGATTAATCAAAAGCGGGCCCGCAGCAAAACCACTGGTCATAAAGGCAACATATAGGGCAACTGTTCGGCCTCTCGTCTTTTCCAATGCGATCTGATTTAGCCAGGTTTCACTGATCAGGAAGAGAATGGCCATACAAAGGCCAATAAACAGTCGAAGGATAAACCAGGTTATCAGGGCCTCAGTATAGGCCAGCAGTAAAATTGATAAGGAACACCCGATTAACGCAGTCCATAGAAGGATACCAGCGCCGATTCTCTCAGCAAGTTTTGGAATAACAGGAGAAAAGAACAGGAAGGTGAGGGCTGGGATGGCTCCCATCAGGCCAATGACATCATTCCCCACACCTCGTTTTTCCAGCATGAGAGAGACAAGCGGGATGGAGGAAGAAAGGGCAAATGCCATAATTGTAATTGCCGCGATAATGGCGGCGAGAACGCGAAAGCGTTCAGAGGGAGAGAGATTCACAGAGATAGCCTTCGGATAACTGGGCGACCATTATAGTATGTGAATAAAGGAAACTCTCGACGATTACGAGAGGCATTCGTCACAATATCGTTTACTTCTCTCACAACAAACTCTGTGACATCGACAAGAGGCATGGCAAGCGCTTCTTCGATGGAGAACCAGTTAAGATGCAATAACTCGCCTGAGCCTCCCAATTCACCCGTTGCTTTGTTGGCATCCTGCAATAAAAAGCGAGTGTTAAAGCGTATGGGATTTATGGAAGGGGTAATGGCCCGAGCAATGAACTGAAGATCGGAAAAATCCCCCTGAACATTTCCATTTTTTTCTTTCCCGATAATCAGCCCTGTTTCTTCATAGGTTTCGCGAACAGCCGCTGCCGCTATCGCATGGGCTTTGGCGCCTGGATTGGACAGCACTTCTTCAGTTTCGCTGGAAAGCGGGGCATGAGCAACGTGATGTGCGTCTTCCGTATCCACACGGCCACCGGGAAAGACAAAGACGTTCGGCAAGAAACGGTGTGCCTTTGCCCGTTTGCCCATCAGCAGAAAAATTTTTTCGCCGCGTTTTTCATATAAAACCAAGCTGGCTGCGTCCCGCGGCTTTACGGGACGGTTACTGGAAAATTCCATTGGTACTACTCGGTTGTAAAAACACGTTTGCCGTTCACCATTTTGAAAAGGTGAACCGGGTGGTGTGCAACCTGCCTGGGGCGATCATCCAGATAATTTTGAACCTGATTTAGGACATATTCAGTGATCAAAGGAATATTGAGGTCTTTTGCCTCTCCAATGGTGACCCATTTCATTTCCACCAACTCGTCAGATCCCGTAAGATCTCCTTCAAGGCTTTCGCCGTCCATTACAAAGAAGCGGGTGTTGAACCGTTTTTTGCGCATAGGTGGTGTTACTGCACGGACAATATAGTCAAGCTGACTGAGATCCGGACCACAGGTTACGGTGCCAAAATCATTCCAGATCTTTAGCTTTGAGCGTCTGGGCGCATCGTATGAGGCCGCAATTCGCAGTCCTGTTTCCTCGAAAGTTTCACGTATGGCTGCGACAGCAAGGGCCCGTGCACGTGCGGGTGAGCAACCACCCCGTATCAGGCGCTCAAGTACATCAGGACGAAGATCCTTTGCTGGCGGAATGCGGGCATCAGCAGGATCCACACGCCCGCCAGGAAAAACATATGTATTCGGCATAAAACTGTGTTTACCGCTCCGCTCTCCCATCAGGATTTCGGTACGGGGCCCTGCCTGCCGGTATATGACGATTGTGGATGCATCTTTGGGGCGTGGTGCCGTGGCGCCCTTTTGTCTATCTTCTGCGACAACTCTATTATTGTTATTTTGCATGTGTCGGGTTCCTCGCTTTTTCCCCTAACATGCCCATTTTTTTACAATAAGTCCAGTTCAACGCGTAACCAACCTGTTTGAAGTTAATCAATCTGTTGCGCTGTATATCCGTCTTTCTCATCACTAAAGCCGTGCATTTTACGCGCCCATTGCACAGCGATCAGTGATCCCTTGATGTGAGGGAGGAGAAGGATAGAGGCCAGGAAAGAGGCGGGAAGCCAGATGACAAGTTGGACCCAGGTTGGGGGACTGAACATCTGTTCTACGGTGAGGATACCCGACACGGCAAAGTGGAGGACAATCATCATTGTAAAATACGGAGGAGCATCATCTGCACGCTGGTGGTGCAGTTCAAGGCCGCAATGACCACAGTTGTCATTTACCTTGATATAGCCATTAAACATTTTACCCTGACCGCAGTCAGGGCATTTGCGGATAAAGCCTCTCCATAGCGCAGAGGAGAGCGGACGAGGGTTGTTTTCTGTTATCATTTTTGGGCACAATATCTTTTAATCTTGGCTAATTTAAACAAATGATACCGTATTAGTCTGATTTCAAGCTATGTGACATTCTGACGCAATTGCGCGAGATCAATGATTTCTAGCTTTTACGCTTTGCAGCCGCCCGTTTTTTACCCTTGGGTGTTGTTTTCTTTCCCTTTTTCATTTTTCCTCGAGGGTTGCCTTTGGGTTTGGTAACGCGCCCTCT
Encoded proteins:
- the rpmG gene encoding 50S ribosomal protein L33 — translated: MAKPTTLKIKLVSTAGTGFYYVTKKNPRTLTEKMVMRKYDPVVRKHVEFKEAKIK
- a CDS encoding MFS transporter, with translation MNLSPSERFRVLAAIIAAITIMAFALSSSIPLVSLMLEKRGVGNDVIGLMGAIPALTFLFFSPVIPKLAERIGAGILLWTALIGCSLSILLLAYTEALITWFILRLFIGLCMAILFLISETWLNQIALEKTRGRTVALYVAFMTSGFAAGPLLINQVGTDGNMGFIIAACIVAGGGFFFALIGKNYPKLQGHSSFSIISFFRLAPLISAAALYVAFFDGSIMTLLPVYGVKVGMAAEVAVLMTSVLLAGNILLQVPIGWLADHFGRIKVIFICSAIGLAGACSLPWLIETQYILWPVLIVWGGAVVGSYTLALVIMGQRFKNAELVTANAATGVLWGVGSLIGPAAAGYSMELYEPHGMPVTFIAVSIAFLVIAYVELHKDRIRCVAELKG
- a CDS encoding DNA polymerase IV, which encodes MATICRNCENYWEEILPSHITRCPKCRSPRLLRHPELATLTMAHVDCDSFYASVEKRDNPELAAKPVIVAYDGARSVVSTCCYLARLSGVRSAMPLFKAKKLCPNGIIIKPRMDAYKAASNAIHKFFKVLTPSIEPLSLDEAFLDLKGTENLHHRTTAQSMVWLANRVKQEVGITVSVGLSYNKSLAKLSSDLDKPDGFSIIGREEAKSFLSGRPVSDIWGVGRALNKKLAADGITTIGQLQHRDKDDLVARYGLMGSRLFHFSRGEDSRQVEANSKAKSISNETTFSKDISEIEELKFILWPLCEKVSARLKAKDKAGKTITLKLKTPDFRTVTRSHTLDQPTQLAETLYREAVPMLLKASNGQSFRLIGIGISTFGDLRDADRPNLLEQDKEKFKKVENAMDLVRAKFGEAAIKKGRSVRKKQT
- a CDS encoding response regulator; translated protein: MNAESKKRVLIVEDNELNMKLFHDLLEAHGYDTLQTKDGMEALTIAREQKPDLILMDIQLPEVSGLEVTKWIKEDENLESIPVIAVTAFAMKGDEEKIREGGCEAYVAKPISVENFIKTVKEFLD
- a CDS encoding DUF983 domain-containing protein gives rise to the protein MITENNPRPLSSALWRGFIRKCPDCGQGKMFNGYIKVNDNCGHCGLELHHQRADDAPPYFTMMIVLHFAVSGILTVEQMFSPPTWVQLVIWLPASFLASILLLPHIKGSLIAVQWARKMHGFSDEKDGYTAQQID
- a CDS encoding ROK family protein — protein: MLKVRYGIDLGGTKTEIVALAPSGGEVFRLRNATPRGNYKEIVANIEKLVKHADKETGTSGSIGVGIPGAISPHSGLVKNANTTELIGHPLQGDLEQLLNRPVRIANDANCFALSEASDGAGAGHHTVFGIIIGTGVGGGIVIKGTPLLGAHSIAGEWGHNPLPWPDNTEQPGPKCYCGKYGCIETFLSGPALEQDHFSHTDFKIPPHQIVEAVSNGDTDAEKTLERYERRLAKALASVVNVIDPDIIVCGGGLSNLSRLYENVPKLMPQFVFSDKIETPIVPAEYGDSSGVRGAAWLWPME
- a CDS encoding PleD family two-component system response regulator; this translates as MSARILVVDDVIPNVKILEAKLSVEYYDVITAYNGPDALVLAKDKSPDLILLDVMMPQMDGFEVCRRLKADPDTAHIPVVMVTALSEVTDRVQGLEAGADDFLTKPVDDVALFARVKSLLRLKMMMDEFRLREETSLDLGVIQPNKDQVEGQVRGRILALDDNNFSCQQLSNIFSEGYELVIESDLDEALVLARGGDFDLAVVSLASNSYDPLRFCSRIRTFEETRQLPILTLVDEADTGKLVKGMELGINDYVMRPIDKNELIVRTRTQVLRKQYQDRLRHNYHRSMELAVTDGLTGLYNRRYMTNHLATLQQKWEGGEKPISLLIMDIDFFKKVNDTHGHDVGDVVLKEFSARISKSVRGIDLACRYGGEEFVVLMPDTDLAVAMGVAERLRRDVAENVFEIPKEGLSLEITCSIGVAMLHGGEDVDSLIKRADEALYQAKRDGRNRVVSAS
- a CDS encoding PAS domain-containing hybrid sensor histidine kinase/response regulator; this translates as MADVSFEEFFENHNSVMLAIEPKSGKIFKANKAASAFYNYTIEELQSKNIKEFNQLTPEQVAEEIKRAQKEKRNFFIFRHKTGTGDVKTVEVRSKPFELNNKVVLISVIHDISKQRSFEDQLWHYQQNLENMVDAQTSRLEMQNRVIIILFVVGLITTLFLIYRLKTALEKQKETAEIAEEERTALNEIIWGTDIGTWQWNIQTGETKFNERWAEIIGYSLSELEPTTIETWQTHAHPDDLVLSDSLLTRHFNKESEYYELECRMKHKDGHWVWIYDRGRVVEWTDTGRPLRMSGTHADITTRKQLAIALEKAKSEAIEANRAKSDFLANMSHELRTPMMGIRGVLDLLRENPEVVKHAESLLRDLDVSSQTLMALLDDILDISKIEAGKLDLKYTVIEPAGVVGSIVNVFSIAASQNGVLLTTNAKEHEGYFCETDDIRFRQIVTNLISNAVKFTEKGNVTVNLEIDDRRTPNFLTVSVADTGVGMSEEELQKVFSRFEQAETGRTRKHGGTGLGLAICKELVDLLRGTIDVQSRPDEGSTFSFRLPVKPSKGVEPSIEQDEPIGLRILLAEDNDINQKIVSSMLQKKGHEVIVVENGLRAVEYSMAHKVDVILMDMHMPVMDGLEATRKIRSDCPVNGKTPIIAFTADALSENRQKFLEAGVDSVVTKPLKLDQLQKEIAGIIGYQHR
- a CDS encoding NUDIX hydrolase codes for the protein MQNNNNRVVAEDRQKGATAPRPKDASTIVIYRQAGPRTEILMGERSGKHSFMPNTYVFPGGRVDPADARIPPAKDLRPDVLERLIRGGCSPARARALAVAAIRETFEETGLRIAASYDAPRRSKLKIWNDFGTVTCGPDLSQLDYIVRAVTPPMRKKRFNTRFFVMDGESLEGDLTGSDELVEMKWVTIGEAKDLNIPLITEYVLNQVQNYLDDRPRQVAHHPVHLFKMVNGKRVFTTE
- a CDS encoding DUF3572 domain-containing protein; amino-acid sequence: MDKDFAETIGFQAVSYVLKDEKRLDHLMRETGLGMQDFKNLEQNPETLAGVLDFLLSYEDLLMDFCEQFDLSPEIPIKVRRHFPGFGEEFQTP
- a CDS encoding NUDIX hydrolase; its protein translation is MEFSSNRPVKPRDAASLVLYEKRGEKIFLLMGKRAKAHRFLPNVFVFPGGRVDTEDAHHVAHAPLSSETEEVLSNPGAKAHAIAAAAVRETYEETGLIIGKEKNGNVQGDFSDLQFIARAITPSINPIRFNTRFLLQDANKATGELGGSGELLHLNWFSIEEALAMPLVDVTEFVVREVNDIVTNASRNRREFPLFTYYNGRPVIRRLSL